Proteins from a genomic interval of Heterodontus francisci isolate sHetFra1 chromosome 31, sHetFra1.hap1, whole genome shotgun sequence:
- the LOC137347111 gene encoding splicing factor, proline- and glutamine-rich-like, with protein MSRDRFRNRTGFQRRGGMSPPFRGGGGGSSTRNNVPNRPNGAGNAAEALKQQPTASAPNQGSTQQQTPPQKSMAQGSQKSQEPDKKNGDAAASQAGATARGGSGEGKQQQPQAAASEGQTRQQRDAKQIESDLRQEQAVLRAQLSLLRKPGEKTYTQRCRLFVGNLPADITEEDFKRLFDKYGEPGEVFINKGKGFGFIRLESRTLAEIAKAELDDTPMRGRPLRIRFATHSAALTVRNLSPYVSNELLEEAFSQFGQVERAIVIVDDRGRSTGKGIVEFATKPAARKALERCNDGVFLLTASPRPVIVEPMEQYDDEDGLPEKLAQRNPMYQKEREHPPRFAQHGTFEFEYSQRWKSLDEMEKQQRDQVEKNMREARDKLENEMEDAYHEHQAMLLRQDLMRRQEELRRMEELHSQEVQKRKQLELRQEEERRRREEEMLMRQREKEEMMRRQREENFRMGYMDPREREMRMAGGMAEQYAATNQSFPPMAAMGYEGHSTMSSPGGPSAMTGQMMGSSGNTSDIAGRNDRFGQGAPGPMNAQPPRPMGPTGPSFSRGREEYEAATKKPRY; from the exons ATGTCTCGGGATCGCTTCAGGAACCGTACCGGATTTCAGAGGCGGGGCGGCATGAGCCCTCCGTTTCGGGGAGGAGGCGGCGGTAGCAGCACCCGCAACAACGTTCCCAACCGTCCGAATGGAGCGGGAAACGCGGCCGAGGCCCTCAAACAGCAGCCAACGGCCTCGGCACCGAACCAGGGCTCCACTCAGCAACAGACCCCGCCTCAGAAATCGATGGCGCAGGGCTCGCAGAAATCGCAAGAACCCGACAAGAAGAATGGCGACGCCGCGGCCTCTCAGGCCGGCGCTACGGCGCGGGGCGGCAGCGGCGAAGGGAAGCAACAACAGCCGCAGGCGGCGGCCTCAGAGGGTCAGACCCGGCAGCAGCGCGACGCCAAGCAGATAGAGAGCGACCTGCGCCAGGAGCAGGCAGTGCTGCGGGCCCAGCTCTCGTTGCTGAGGAAACCCGGCGAAAAGACCTACACCCAGCGCTGCCGCCTCTTCGTCGGCAATCTGCCGGCCGACATCACCGAGGAGGATTTCAAGAGGCTGTTCGACAAATATGGCGAACCCGGCGAGGTTTTCATCAACAAAGGGAAGGGCTTCGGCTTCATCCGGCTG GAAAGCAGAACGTTGGCTGAAATAGCTAAAGCCGAGCTTGATGATACACCCATGAGGGGTCGGCCTCTACGTATCCGTTTTGCTACGCACTCCGCAGCTCTGACTGTCCGCAATCTTTCTCCCTATGTCTCAAATGAACTGCTTGAGGAAGCTTTCTCTCAGTTTGGTCAGGTGGAGAGGGCCATTGTAATCGTAGACGATCGTGGCAGATCAACAGGCAAAGGCATAGTTGAATTTGCAACAAAGCCAGCTGCAAGAAAAGCTCTTGAGCGTTGCAATGACGGAGTATTCCTCTTAACTGC GTCTCCGCGACCTGTAATTGTGGAACCAATGGAACAATATGATGATGAGGATGGTCTTCCAGAAAAGCTTGCTCAGAGGAATCCAATGTATCAAAA GGAAAGGGAGCATCCTCCTCGTTTTGCCCAGCATGGTACATTTGAGTTCGAGTATTCCCAACGATGGAAGTCTCTTGATGAAATGGAAAAGCAACAAAGAGATCAAGTGGAAAAGAACATGAGAGAGGCCAGAGATAAGCTGGAAAATGAAATGGAAGATGCATACCATGAACATCAAGCAATGTTGTTGAGGCAGG ATCTCATGCGACGTCAAGAAGAGCTTCGTCGCATGGAGGAACTTCACAGTCAAGAAGTTCAGAAACGTAAGCAGTTAGAATTGAG GCAAGAGGAAGAGCGCCGTAGAAgggaggaggaaatgctgatgcgaCAACGGGAAAAGGAGGAGATGATGAGGCGCCAAAGGGAGGAGAACTTCCGAATGGGATACATGGATCCA aGGGAACGTGAAATGCGCATGGCTGGAGGAATGGCAG AACAATATGCTGCTACAAACCAAAGTTTCCCACCAATGGCAGCAATGGGCTATGAAGGTCACAGTACTATGAGTAGTCCTGGAGGACCGAGTGCGATGACTGGTCAGATGATGGGCAGCAGTGGAAACACAAGCGACATAGCAGGG CGTAATGACCGCTTTGGACAGGGAGCCCCAGGTCCAATGAATGCTCAACCCCCCCGTCCTATGGGGCCTACTGGGCCTAGTTTTAGTAGAGGGAGAGAAGAATATGAAGCAGCTACCAAGAAGCCTAGATACTAG